A section of the Chelmon rostratus isolate fCheRos1 chromosome 16, fCheRos1.pri, whole genome shotgun sequence genome encodes:
- the LOC121619474 gene encoding major histocompatibility complex class I-related gene protein-like: MKTLFLLLLFCHVSSSVKHSLKYFVSGSSGVPNFPEFVAAAVVDGHLAAYCDSNRKILEPKQEWVKTLLENEPQHLEICNAACFEILPNFFKARMDRFKQRFNQSGGVHVFQRMNGCEWDDETGEIQGFNQYGYDGEDFMSFDLKTLTWIAPKPQAVSTKLMWDAEKARIESHEKHLTEIYPEWLKMYLAYGKSSLQRTELPSVSLLQKTPSSPVSCHASGFYPDRASLIWRKDGEELHEGVDLGEILPNHDGTFQMSADLKPSASEDWGKYECVFHLSGVKDDVVTRLDKAAIRTNWEKPGDVLITAAVVVPSLILIVAVVGFIIYKKKKVKPRPSPVQTALSSLRA, from the exons atgaaaacgttgtttttgttgcttctcTTCTGTCACGTTTCATCATCAG tgaaacactCCCTGAAGTATTTTGTAAGTGGATCTTCTGGAGTCCCAAACTTCCCAGAGTTTGTGGCAGCTGCAGTGGTTGATGGACATCTGGCTGCTTACTGCGACAGCAACAGGAAGATACTTGAACCAAAACAGGAGTGGGTGAAAACTTTATTAGAAAACGAACCTCAACACTTGGAGATATGCAATGCAGCGTGTTTTGAGATTTTGCCAAACTTCTTCAAAGCCAGGATGGACCGTTTTAAGCAGCGCTTCAACCAAAGTGGAG gtgtccatgttttccagaggatgaatggCTGTGAGTGGGATGATGAGACTGGAGAGATTCAAGGTTTTAATCAGTACGGTTATGATGGAGAAGACTTCATGTCATTCGATCTGAAGACGTTGACGTGGATCGCTCCGAAACCACAGGCCGTCAGCACCAAACTGATGTGGGATGCTGAGAAAGCTAGAATAGAATCTCATGAGAAGCACCTCACTGAGATTTACCCTGAGTGGCTGAAGATGTATTTGGCCTATGGGAAGAGCTCTCTGCAGAGAACAG agctcccctcagtgtctctcctccagaagactccctcctctccagtcaGCTGCCACGCTTCAGGTTTCTACCCTGACAGAGCCTCACTCATctggaggaaagatggagaggagcttCACGAGGGCGTGGACCTCGGAGAGATCCTCCCCAACCACGATGGAACCTTCCAGATGAGCGCTGACCTGAAACCTTCAGCGTCTGAAGACTGGGGGAAGTACGaatgtgtgtttcatctctctGGTGTGAAGGACGACGTCGTCACCAGACTGGACAAAGCAGCGATCAGGACCAACTGGG aAAAGCCCGGTGACGtcctcatcactgctgcagtggTTGTTCCTTCTCTCATCCTCATCGTCGCTGTTGTTGGATTCATCatatacaaaaagaaaaaag TCAAACCACGTCCATCTC CTGTGCAGACAGCACTGAGCTCTCTGAGAGCCTGA